Proteins encoded in a region of the Poecilia reticulata strain Guanapo linkage group LG14, Guppy_female_1.0+MT, whole genome shotgun sequence genome:
- the ints2 gene encoding integrator complex subunit 2 isoform X2 has protein sequence MADNAGLQFVSSYAFEAMQKVDVVRLAALSDPELRLLLPCLVRMALCAPADQSQSWAQDKKLILRLLSGVEAVNSIVALLSVDFHALEQDARKEQQLRHKAGGSNGESILVSQLQHGLTLEFEHSDPLRRLRLTLSELLAIMNKVTDSNGEFFLKSSELFESPVYLEEVADVLCILQAELPSLLPIVDVAEALLHVRNGDWFMCLLVANVPDSFSEVCRGLIKNGERQDEESVGGRRRTEALRQLCQMNPSQALNIRAMVVEECHLPGLGVALTLDYKPDTADEAVSPLVSYVSGLLLGTNSKVRTWFSMFIRNGQQRKRESSSVLWQMRRQLLLELVAILPRSRSTHVPNDANVEDGGGSGYSGLREEHVVKASALLRLYCALMGIAGLRPTDEEAEQLLQLMTSRPPATPAGVRFVSLSFCKLLAFPTLVSTPEQEQLMVMWLSWMIKEEEYFESAAGVSASFGEMLLLVAMYFHSNQLSSIIELVCSTLGMKIAIKPSSLSKMKTIFTQEIFTEQVVTAHAVRVAVTNSLSANITGFLPIHCIYQLLRSRAFTKHKVSIKDWIYRQLCETTTPIHTQLIPLIDAYINSILTPASKANPEATNQPITEQEILNVFQSSAGGDGSRGGRQRYSITTQLLILYYILSFEENLLASTKQLALMQRKPKSYSAALMDQIPIKYLVTQAQGLQQELGGLHSALLRLLATNYPHLCLVEDWVCEEEVTGTLPLLRRMMLPSNTCRYTQNQLHQAFQKLPSSSPRLMRILEHLTLLSPGDLIPYAEALTASTALLLEPGVPRRLLQTLNKLWMGLNTVMPRRLWVMTVNALQPSAKLLRQQTYTQNDLMVDPLIVLRCDQRVYRCPPLMDIVLHMLNGYLLASKAYLQCHLKETADFDRQNQIISNVAAPGQPDTPEVTREELKNALLAAQDSAAVQILLEICLPTSEEQVLGAATDSLLRTNRGPKQGSRLPMTSRGSMDDTEPEGGLLSDLREVQCLICCLLHQMFIADPNIAKLVHFQGYPQALLPLTVAGIPSIHICLDFIPELLAQPQLEKQIFAIQLLSYLCTQYALPKSLSVARLAISVMGTLLTVLNRAKRFSFFMPTLPCLVAFCQAFPPLYDDVAALLVQVGQVCASDVATKVRDIDPFIARLQSLREKPQEAAAPGGGSSKLTLPQKTAEELGGADPDVQLCYCVEATFMDIISSTLHGL, from the exons ATGGCAGACAACGCGGGGCTCCAGTTTGTCAGCTCCTACGCCTTCGAAGCCATGCAGAAAGTTGACGTGGTGCGTCTCGCAGCCCTGAGCGACCCGGAGCTGAGGCTGCTGCTCCCCTGCCTGGTGAGGATGGCTCTGTGTGCTCCTGCAGATCAGAGTCAATCATGGGCGCAGGACAAGAAGCTCATCCTGCGCCTGCTGTCTGGAGTGGAAGCCGTCAACTCCATCGTAGCACTTCTGTCTGTGGACTTCCACGCATTGGAGCAGGACGCACGGAAGGAACAGCAGCTCAG GCACAAGGCAGGCGGCTCCAACGGTGAAAGCATCCTTGTGTCGCAGCTGCAGCACGGACTCACCCTGGAGTTCGAACACAGCGATCCGCTCAGAAGGCTCCGTCTGACTCTCAGCGAGTTGCTGGCCATCATGAATAAG gtgaCAGACTCCAATGGGGAGTTTTTCTTGAAGTCTTCTGAGCTCTTCGAGAGCCCCGTCTATCTGGAAGAAGTGGCAGATGTCCTCTGTATTTTACAAGCAG AGCTGCCGTCTTTGCTGCCCATCGTGGACGTGGCGGAGGCTTTGCTTCATGTCCGCAACGGCGACTGGTTCATGTGCCTGCTGGTCGCTAACGTCCCAGACAGCTTCAGCGAAG TTTGCAGAGGGCTGATCAAGAACGGGGAGCGTCAGGATGAGGAGAGCGTGGGGGGTCGGCGCAGGACCGAAGCCCTCAGGCAGCTCTGTCAGATGAACCCCTCGCAAGCCCTGAACATCAGAGCCATGGTG GTGGAGGAGTGCCACCTGCCTGGTCTTGGCGTAGCTCTTACTCTGGACTACAAACCGGACACGGCGGACGAGGCCGTCAGCCCGCTTGTGTCTTATGTCAGCGGTTTGCTCCTGGGAACCAATAGCAAAGTCCGGACCTGGTTCAGCATGTTCATCCGCAACGGGCAACAG CGGAAGAGAGAGAGCAGCTCCGTGCTGTGGCAGATGCGcagacagctgctgctggagctggtgGCCATCCTGCCGCGTTCGCGCAGCACGCACGTGCCCAACGACGCCAACGTGGAGGACGGGGGCGGCTCGGGTTACTCTGGTCTCAGGGAGGAGCACGTGGTGAAGGCCAGCGCTCTGCTCCGCCTCTACTGCGCCCTCATGGGCATCGCCGGGCTCAG ACCTACGGATGAAGAAgcggagcagctgctgcagctgatgacCAGCCGACCTCCAGCCACTCCTGCTGGGGTTCGCTTCGTCTCTCTGTCCTTCTGCAAGCTGCTGGCCTTCCCCACCCTGGTCAG cACACCAGAGCAAGAACAGCTGATGGTCATGTGGTTGAGTTGGATGATCAAAGAGGAGGAATATTTTGAAAG TGCTGCAGGCGTATCTGCTTCTTTTGGAGAGATGCTATTACTGGTTGCCATGtatttccatagcaaccagcTCAGCTCCATTATTGAGTTGGTGTGCTCTACTTTGGGGATGAAG ATTGCCATCAAGCCGAGCTCTCTgagcaaaatgaaaaccatCTTCACTCAGGAGATTTTCACGGAGCAG GTGGTTACGGCTCATGCTGTGAGGGTGGCAGTGACGAACAGCCTGAGTGCCAATATCACCGGGTTTCTTCCCATTCACTGTATCTACCAGCTCCTTCGGAGCAGAGCCTTCACCAAGCACAAAGTGTCCATTAAG GACTGGATCTACCGTCAGCTGTGTGAAACAACCACGCCAATCCACACCCAGCTGATTCCTCTAATCGACGCCTACATCAACTCCATCCTCACTCCAGCGTCCAAGGCCAATCCCGAGGCAACCAATCAGCCAATTACTGAGCAGGAGATCCTCAATGTCTTCCAGAGCTCTGCAGGG GGTGATGGCAGTCGAGGAGGACGGCAGCGCTATTCCATCACCACGCAGCTGCTCATCCTTTACTACATCCTGTCTTTCGAAGAGAACCTGCTGGCTAGCACCAAACAGCTGG cacTGATGCAGAGGAAGCCAAAGTCTTACTCCGCAGCCTTAATGGACCAGATCCCTATTAAGTACTTGGTTACTCAGGCCCAGgggctgcagcaggagctggGGG GTCTGCACTCTGCACTGTTGAGACTTTTGGCCACCAACTACCCTCACTTATGTTTAGTGGAGGACTGGGTGTGTGAGGAGGAGGTGACGGGAACGCTACCCCTTCTCAGAAGGATGATGCTTCCCAGTAACACCTGCAGATACACCCAGAACCAACTGCACCAGG CCTTCCAGAAGTTGCCCTCCAGCAGTCCCAGGCTCATGCGGATCCTGGAGCATTTGACTCTGCTCTCACCTGGAGACCTGATCCCTTACGCAGAGGCCCTCACAGCCAGCACGGCCCTGCTGCTGGAGCCCGGCGTACCCCGACGCCTGCTGCAGACCCTCAACAAGCTCTGGATGGGCCTCAACACTGTGATGCCCCGCAG gTTGTGGGTGATGACAGTAAACGCCCTTCAACCTTCAGCCAAGCTGCTCCGGCAGCAGACGTACACGCAGAACGACCTGATGGTCGACCCTCTGATTGTTCTGCGCTGTGATCAGAGGGTCTACAG GTGTCCCCCTCTGATGGACATCGTCCTTCACATGCTGAACGGATACCTGCTGGCCTCCAAGGCCTACCTTCAGTGTCACCTCAAGGAGACGGCCGACTTCGATCGGCAGAATCAGATCATTTCCAACGTGGCGGCTCCTGGTCAGCCGGACACGCCCGAGGTCACCAGGGAGGAGCTGAAGAACGCCCTTCTGGCCGCGCAG GACAGTGCGGCTGTCCAGATCCTCCTGGAGATTTGTCTGCCCACCTCCGAAGAGCAGGTGCTGGGGGCCGCCACAGACAGCCTTCTGAGGACCAATCGGGGCCCAAAACAAGGAAGCCGGCTGCCGATGACAAGCAGAGGGAGCATGGACGACACCGAGCCGGAGGGGGGGCTGCTCAGTGACCTGAGGGAAGTCCAATGCCTCATCTGTTGTCTGCTGCATCAGATGTTCATTGCTGACCCAAACATTGCTAAGCTGGTTCACTTTCAG GGTTACCCTCAGGctctcctgcctctgactgTGGCAGGCATCCCCTCCATCCATATCTGTTTGGACTTCATCCCAGAGCTGCTGGCCCAGCCCCAGCTGGAGAAGCAG ATCTTTGCAATTCAGCTGCTGTCGTACCTGTGCACGCAGTATGCCTTACCCAAGTCCCTGAGTGTGGCCAGGCTGGCCATCAGTGTGATGGGCACGCTGTTAACAG TGCTGAATCGTGCCAAGCGGTTCTCCTTCTTCATGCCCACGCTGCCGTGCCTGGTGGCTTTCTGTCAGGCCTTCCCGCCTCTTTATGACGACGTGGCAGCTTTGTTGGTTCAAGTGGGCCAGGTCTGTGCTTCGGATGTGGCCACCAAAGTCAGAGACATCGACCCTTTCATCGCCC gcCTCCAGAGTCTGAGAGAGAAACCCCAGGAAGCCGCAGCTCCGGGCGGAGGCTCCTCCAAGCTGACTCTGCCCCAGAAGACGGCCGAGGAGCTGGGCGGGGCCGACCCCGACGTGCAGCTCTGCTACTGCGTCGAAGCCACCTTCATGGACATTATCAGCTCCACGCTTCACGGACTATAG
- the ints2 gene encoding integrator complex subunit 2 isoform X1 yields MADNAGLQFVSSYAFEAMQKVDVVRLAALSDPELRLLLPCLVRMALCAPADQSQSWAQDKKLILRLLSGVEAVNSIVALLSVDFHALEQDARKEQQLRHKAGGSNGESILVSQLQHGLTLEFEHSDPLRRLRLTLSELLAIMNKVTDSNGEFFLKSSELFESPVYLEEVADVLCILQAELPSLLPIVDVAEALLHVRNGDWFMCLLVANVPDSFSEVCRGLIKNGERQDEESVGGRRRTEALRQLCQMNPSQALNIRAMVVEECHLPGLGVALTLDYKPDTADEAVSPLVSYVSGLLLGTNSKVRTWFSMFIRNGQQRKRESSSVLWQMRRQLLLELVAILPRSRSTHVPNDANVEDGGGSGYSGLREEHVVKASALLRLYCALMGIAGLRPTDEEAEQLLQLMTSRPPATPAGVRFVSLSFCKLLAFPTLVSTPEQEQLMVMWLSWMIKEEEYFESAAGVSASFGEMLLLVAMYFHSNQLSSIIELVCSTLGMKIAIKPSSLSKMKTIFTQEIFTEQVVTAHAVRVAVTNSLSANITGFLPIHCIYQLLRSRAFTKHKVSIKDWIYRQLCETTTPIHTQLIPLIDAYINSILTPASKANPEATNQPITEQEILNVFQSSAGQGDGSRGGRQRYSITTQLLILYYILSFEENLLASTKQLALMQRKPKSYSAALMDQIPIKYLVTQAQGLQQELGGLHSALLRLLATNYPHLCLVEDWVCEEEVTGTLPLLRRMMLPSNTCRYTQNQLHQAFQKLPSSSPRLMRILEHLTLLSPGDLIPYAEALTASTALLLEPGVPRRLLQTLNKLWMGLNTVMPRRLWVMTVNALQPSAKLLRQQTYTQNDLMVDPLIVLRCDQRVYRCPPLMDIVLHMLNGYLLASKAYLQCHLKETADFDRQNQIISNVAAPGQPDTPEVTREELKNALLAAQDSAAVQILLEICLPTSEEQVLGAATDSLLRTNRGPKQGSRLPMTSRGSMDDTEPEGGLLSDLREVQCLICCLLHQMFIADPNIAKLVHFQGYPQALLPLTVAGIPSIHICLDFIPELLAQPQLEKQIFAIQLLSYLCTQYALPKSLSVARLAISVMGTLLTVLNRAKRFSFFMPTLPCLVAFCQAFPPLYDDVAALLVQVGQVCASDVATKVRDIDPFIARLQSLREKPQEAAAPGGGSSKLTLPQKTAEELGGADPDVQLCYCVEATFMDIISSTLHGL; encoded by the exons ATGGCAGACAACGCGGGGCTCCAGTTTGTCAGCTCCTACGCCTTCGAAGCCATGCAGAAAGTTGACGTGGTGCGTCTCGCAGCCCTGAGCGACCCGGAGCTGAGGCTGCTGCTCCCCTGCCTGGTGAGGATGGCTCTGTGTGCTCCTGCAGATCAGAGTCAATCATGGGCGCAGGACAAGAAGCTCATCCTGCGCCTGCTGTCTGGAGTGGAAGCCGTCAACTCCATCGTAGCACTTCTGTCTGTGGACTTCCACGCATTGGAGCAGGACGCACGGAAGGAACAGCAGCTCAG GCACAAGGCAGGCGGCTCCAACGGTGAAAGCATCCTTGTGTCGCAGCTGCAGCACGGACTCACCCTGGAGTTCGAACACAGCGATCCGCTCAGAAGGCTCCGTCTGACTCTCAGCGAGTTGCTGGCCATCATGAATAAG gtgaCAGACTCCAATGGGGAGTTTTTCTTGAAGTCTTCTGAGCTCTTCGAGAGCCCCGTCTATCTGGAAGAAGTGGCAGATGTCCTCTGTATTTTACAAGCAG AGCTGCCGTCTTTGCTGCCCATCGTGGACGTGGCGGAGGCTTTGCTTCATGTCCGCAACGGCGACTGGTTCATGTGCCTGCTGGTCGCTAACGTCCCAGACAGCTTCAGCGAAG TTTGCAGAGGGCTGATCAAGAACGGGGAGCGTCAGGATGAGGAGAGCGTGGGGGGTCGGCGCAGGACCGAAGCCCTCAGGCAGCTCTGTCAGATGAACCCCTCGCAAGCCCTGAACATCAGAGCCATGGTG GTGGAGGAGTGCCACCTGCCTGGTCTTGGCGTAGCTCTTACTCTGGACTACAAACCGGACACGGCGGACGAGGCCGTCAGCCCGCTTGTGTCTTATGTCAGCGGTTTGCTCCTGGGAACCAATAGCAAAGTCCGGACCTGGTTCAGCATGTTCATCCGCAACGGGCAACAG CGGAAGAGAGAGAGCAGCTCCGTGCTGTGGCAGATGCGcagacagctgctgctggagctggtgGCCATCCTGCCGCGTTCGCGCAGCACGCACGTGCCCAACGACGCCAACGTGGAGGACGGGGGCGGCTCGGGTTACTCTGGTCTCAGGGAGGAGCACGTGGTGAAGGCCAGCGCTCTGCTCCGCCTCTACTGCGCCCTCATGGGCATCGCCGGGCTCAG ACCTACGGATGAAGAAgcggagcagctgctgcagctgatgacCAGCCGACCTCCAGCCACTCCTGCTGGGGTTCGCTTCGTCTCTCTGTCCTTCTGCAAGCTGCTGGCCTTCCCCACCCTGGTCAG cACACCAGAGCAAGAACAGCTGATGGTCATGTGGTTGAGTTGGATGATCAAAGAGGAGGAATATTTTGAAAG TGCTGCAGGCGTATCTGCTTCTTTTGGAGAGATGCTATTACTGGTTGCCATGtatttccatagcaaccagcTCAGCTCCATTATTGAGTTGGTGTGCTCTACTTTGGGGATGAAG ATTGCCATCAAGCCGAGCTCTCTgagcaaaatgaaaaccatCTTCACTCAGGAGATTTTCACGGAGCAG GTGGTTACGGCTCATGCTGTGAGGGTGGCAGTGACGAACAGCCTGAGTGCCAATATCACCGGGTTTCTTCCCATTCACTGTATCTACCAGCTCCTTCGGAGCAGAGCCTTCACCAAGCACAAAGTGTCCATTAAG GACTGGATCTACCGTCAGCTGTGTGAAACAACCACGCCAATCCACACCCAGCTGATTCCTCTAATCGACGCCTACATCAACTCCATCCTCACTCCAGCGTCCAAGGCCAATCCCGAGGCAACCAATCAGCCAATTACTGAGCAGGAGATCCTCAATGTCTTCCAGAGCTCTGCAGGG cAGGGTGATGGCAGTCGAGGAGGACGGCAGCGCTATTCCATCACCACGCAGCTGCTCATCCTTTACTACATCCTGTCTTTCGAAGAGAACCTGCTGGCTAGCACCAAACAGCTGG cacTGATGCAGAGGAAGCCAAAGTCTTACTCCGCAGCCTTAATGGACCAGATCCCTATTAAGTACTTGGTTACTCAGGCCCAGgggctgcagcaggagctggGGG GTCTGCACTCTGCACTGTTGAGACTTTTGGCCACCAACTACCCTCACTTATGTTTAGTGGAGGACTGGGTGTGTGAGGAGGAGGTGACGGGAACGCTACCCCTTCTCAGAAGGATGATGCTTCCCAGTAACACCTGCAGATACACCCAGAACCAACTGCACCAGG CCTTCCAGAAGTTGCCCTCCAGCAGTCCCAGGCTCATGCGGATCCTGGAGCATTTGACTCTGCTCTCACCTGGAGACCTGATCCCTTACGCAGAGGCCCTCACAGCCAGCACGGCCCTGCTGCTGGAGCCCGGCGTACCCCGACGCCTGCTGCAGACCCTCAACAAGCTCTGGATGGGCCTCAACACTGTGATGCCCCGCAG gTTGTGGGTGATGACAGTAAACGCCCTTCAACCTTCAGCCAAGCTGCTCCGGCAGCAGACGTACACGCAGAACGACCTGATGGTCGACCCTCTGATTGTTCTGCGCTGTGATCAGAGGGTCTACAG GTGTCCCCCTCTGATGGACATCGTCCTTCACATGCTGAACGGATACCTGCTGGCCTCCAAGGCCTACCTTCAGTGTCACCTCAAGGAGACGGCCGACTTCGATCGGCAGAATCAGATCATTTCCAACGTGGCGGCTCCTGGTCAGCCGGACACGCCCGAGGTCACCAGGGAGGAGCTGAAGAACGCCCTTCTGGCCGCGCAG GACAGTGCGGCTGTCCAGATCCTCCTGGAGATTTGTCTGCCCACCTCCGAAGAGCAGGTGCTGGGGGCCGCCACAGACAGCCTTCTGAGGACCAATCGGGGCCCAAAACAAGGAAGCCGGCTGCCGATGACAAGCAGAGGGAGCATGGACGACACCGAGCCGGAGGGGGGGCTGCTCAGTGACCTGAGGGAAGTCCAATGCCTCATCTGTTGTCTGCTGCATCAGATGTTCATTGCTGACCCAAACATTGCTAAGCTGGTTCACTTTCAG GGTTACCCTCAGGctctcctgcctctgactgTGGCAGGCATCCCCTCCATCCATATCTGTTTGGACTTCATCCCAGAGCTGCTGGCCCAGCCCCAGCTGGAGAAGCAG ATCTTTGCAATTCAGCTGCTGTCGTACCTGTGCACGCAGTATGCCTTACCCAAGTCCCTGAGTGTGGCCAGGCTGGCCATCAGTGTGATGGGCACGCTGTTAACAG TGCTGAATCGTGCCAAGCGGTTCTCCTTCTTCATGCCCACGCTGCCGTGCCTGGTGGCTTTCTGTCAGGCCTTCCCGCCTCTTTATGACGACGTGGCAGCTTTGTTGGTTCAAGTGGGCCAGGTCTGTGCTTCGGATGTGGCCACCAAAGTCAGAGACATCGACCCTTTCATCGCCC gcCTCCAGAGTCTGAGAGAGAAACCCCAGGAAGCCGCAGCTCCGGGCGGAGGCTCCTCCAAGCTGACTCTGCCCCAGAAGACGGCCGAGGAGCTGGGCGGGGCCGACCCCGACGTGCAGCTCTGCTACTGCGTCGAAGCCACCTTCATGGACATTATCAGCTCCACGCTTCACGGACTATAG